GGGCGGGATGATGCCGGCCATCAGGAAGTTCGAGGCACCCAGCAGGGAGGCCGCGGTTCCGGCCTGTGCGCCATGGTTGGCCAGTGCAATCACCTGGACGCAGGGGAACATGAACCCGGTGGCAAGGATGTAGAACCACAACGGGACCATGACACCCCATAGGCCGAAGCCGAGCAGATCGAAAACGACAATCAAAAGCGCCATGAGCAGCATCCAGGCCGTAGCGAACGCCATGATCCATTGGGGTGCCACCCGCCGGATGACCCTGGAGCTGATCTGGACGCCGGCGACGATGCCCAAGGAATTGACGCCGAACAGCAAGCCGTATTCCTGCGGAGAAAAGTCGTAGACCTGTTGGAACAGGAAAGTGGACGCGGAGAGGTAAGCAAACAGTCCGCCGAAGTTGAACCCTCCCACGAGCAGCATCCCGACGAAAATCCGGTCGGCGAACACGGCCTTGTAGCGTTGGCCCGCCGTCGACGTCGTCTGCCGGCGGAGTTCGGCAGGATACGTTTCCCGGATAAGGAAAACCGCCGCAATGAACACGAGAATTCCGTAGCCCGCCAGGAAATAGAAGATCCCGGGCCATGGCATCACCAACAGCAGTTGTGATCCGATGATCGGAGCCAGAATGGGTGCAAGGCCATTCACCAGCGACATGCGCGAGAACATCCGCACCATGGCGTAGCCCGCGAAGAGGTCCCGGACCATCGCCATGGCAACCACACCACCGCCGGCTGCGCCGACGCCCATCAGGACGCGGAAAAGGGCAAGTGTGCTGATGTCAGTGGACAGCGCTGCGCCGAGGGAGGACCCGATGTGCAGGGCCGTTGCCAGAATCAAGGGCATGCGGCGCCCGAACTTGTCGCTGAACGGACCCACCACCAATTGGCCAATGGCGAAGCCCACCGTTGTGCCGGTCAGTGTGAGTTGGATCGCAGCCGCTGACACATCGAAATGATGCTCCAGCGCGGGAAACGCCGGCAAATAGAGATCCACTGTGAATGGACCCAAAGCGGTCAATGCGCCAAGTAGCAGGATATAGAGGAGTTTTTCGCGTCGACTAAGGGAATCGCCCGGTACAGGGGGAGTGTTCACGATTATCAATCCTATGTGCGACAGATCATATTTATCAGCGATGGCTGGGCGCGCCGCAGGACCGCCCCGGAAGTTGAGGCTGAAGCTGAATGGTAGTTTTGTGGACAGGTGCGCGTGGGCGGCTGTATTCGTCTCCGTGCCGGAGCCGGGTAGGAGCAAGATGGAAGCAGTGAGGCGGAACCTATGAGTGGACGTCACAGCGGCCGGGCTGGCCAACGCCCGGGAATTTCGGCGTTGCCGAACACCCTGAAACTTGCCGCCCGGCTCGCGCCGCGGCAGCTCAACGACGAAATCAGCCTGGCCAAGCTTGAACTTAAGGGCAAAGGCAAACAGCTGGGTGTTGCCGGCGCCTTCGCTGGCGTTGCGCTGATCTTCCTCTCTTTGCTCGTCATCGCCTTGGTTGTGGCGGCCATCTTGGGGCTGGCCACGGTCATGCCCCCGTGGCTGGCTGCGCTTGTGGTTGCGGCGGCGTTCCTTTTGATCATTCTTATCGGGGCACTCGTCGCCTTCCGGGCGTTCAAGGGTGCCATGCCGCTTGTTCCTGAGAAGACCATCCGCGGCATCAAGCACGATCTCGGCATAGTCAAGGAGGGCACTTCCTTCGACGCCAGCATTCTCGACCCCTCGTCGGAAGCATACAAGGCAGCGGAAGCCGCGAAAGCCGCCGCAGCTGAGAAAGCCAAGGCTGAAAAAGCCGCCAAGGCAGAAGCACACAAAGCCGAGCAACCCCCCGCCCCAAGCGAAGCTGAGCTGCTCCGCCGTCTGGAGCAGCGCCGCGAGCACCTGGCCGACGTCCGCGATCAGCTCGGCGTCGAACTCGACGTCAAGACCCAGGGGAAGGTCCTCCGCGACGTTGCCGGGCAAAAGCTCGACGACGGCCGCCGGTTCGCGGCCGACAAGCTCGCCGATTTCAGTGGGAAAGTTCCTGCCGGGCTGCCGGAGCGTCTCGCCGCGCGCTGGAAAGAGCTATTTCTCTTCGCCGCTTCCGCCACCGTGGCCGCAGTAGGACTGCGGAAGCTGTTCAAGAAGTAATCGGGACGGCAAGCAGCAGCGTCACCGCGGACACAGAAAGGGGGACAGGTGAAGTTCATCGGTGCAGGCGCACGCCCGGGCCAGCCACAGATCGACCACGATCTCATCTTCACCGTCCCCAATTTCCTGACAGTGTTGCGCTTCATGGGCGTCCCGCTGTTCGTGTGGCTGGTGCTATGGCAAAGGGAATACGGTTTCGCCGTGCTGGTTCTCGCCATCATGGGCGGTACTGACTGGGTGGATGGCTACGTCGCGCGGCGTTTCAACCAAACCTCCAAACTGGGCCGCATCCTCGATCCCGTCGCGGACCGCCTGGCACTCATCACCGTCGCTGTCACGCTCGCCATCGCCGGTGTGGTGGATTGGTGGTACCTGGCCGCCCTCGTCGTGCCCGACGTCGTCCTTGCCACGGCGTCATTGTTCTATTTCCATAGCCACCCCGACCTCCCCGTGAGCCGGATCGGCAAGATCAGGACCGCGTTCCTGCTCCTGGGCACGCCCCTCCTGGTCCTCTCAAAGCTCGCGATTCCCTACACCGGTGTGTACTTCGTGATCGCATGGATCTGCCTGGGCTTGGGTCTGGCAGGGCACTGGGTGGCGGCCTACAACTACTTCTGGGCAATCCTCCGTAAGGGCAAAGAACTCAAAGCCAACGACGGCGGTCGCAGCTGATGGCCTGGTTCGCAGTCCTTCTTGCGGTGCTTGGCGCCTTCTGCCTTGCCATTGGCGCCCAGCGCCAGGGCAGCGCGGTTAAGGCCGATACCGGCGGCCTCGCGCTCAGTTCAAAGGGATTCCTGAGGCTTCTGCGAAATCCGCGGTGGATGCTTGGCCTGCTGTTGCTAGCCCTCGGCATGGGCATGAACGCCATTGCCTTGGTGTCGGCACCGCTGACGGTGGTCCAGCCCATCGGAGCGATCGCCTTGGTCATCACCACCGTGGTCAACGCCAAGGACCAGGGACTCAAAATCAATCGCGGCACGGTAGTGGCGATCTCGGCTTGCGTGACCGGCTCGGCGATGTTCGTCCTGTTGGCCGTCAACGCCACCCAGGAGAACCATCACGTCAGCGGCGAGGACGAAATCACCATCGTGCTCCTGTTGACCCTCGCCGTCGGGCTCTTTGGAACGTTGGCCGTGATGTTCCGGCACCGCTTGAGTGCTTTCGTGTACATCCTGGGAGCCGGTGTGTTGTTCGGATTCGTCGCGGTGCTGACGCGCATCATCGGCCGGCACCTGCTGGACCCGAACGGGCACTTTTTGCTTAACGTTCAGTGGTACACGTTGGTGGCAATCGCCGCCGCCGGCGGGCTCGGTTCATGGTTCGTGCAGAGCGCCTACTCCGGTGGGCCACCGGATTTAGTGATCGCAGGGCTGACTGTGGTGGACCCCATTGTCGGAATTGCCATCGGGATCGCAATTTTGGGTGAGCTTCGTCCCGATGTCCACGCCGTGCTTGCAATCGGCATGGCCGTGGCTGCTTCCCTTGCTATCGTGGGGGTTATTGCCTTGAGCCGGCACCATCCCGAGGTCACCAAGCGAAAACGTGACGCGAAGGCGGCTGCAAGCCGGAAGGCCTAGGGCAAAGTTCGACAACCGTGCCCCGCACACCCGCGGCAGGCAACCGGCGAAGACACCGCAGGGCAAACGTTTTGCGATGTTCGCACCGTGACCATCAGGAGTTCTCCACGTGACTGTTCCCGAAACCAACAAACCCCTCACCATTCTGATCGCGGCGGAGACCTACCGCCCGCAGGTCAACGGTGCTGCTCAGTTCGGGTACCGGCTTGCCAAAGGCATGAAGGCACGGGGGCACGATGTCCACGTCCTGGCCTGCCGGGCGGACAACGGCAAGAGCTTCACCGAGTTCGGGGATGAAGGCACCGTGCACCGCTTGAAGTCCCACGGAGTCTTTACGCACGAGTACTTTCGCATCTGCTACCCCTGGGAAATCAAGAACGACATTCGGATGCTCTTCGACAAGGTGCAGCCCGACGTCGTTCACATCCAAAGCCACTACATGATCGGCGAACACGTTCTCTACGAGGCGAAGAAGCGGGGCATCCGGATCATCGCCACCAACCACTTCATGCCCGAAAACCTGAACCCGTTCTTGCCGTTCCCGCAGTGGTTCAAGGACATCATCGGGAGGGTCTCGTGGAAAGACATGGGCAAGGTCATGGGCCAGGCCGATGTCGTCACGACTCCCACGCCGCTGGCCGCGAAGGCCATGCACCAGCACGCTTTCCTCCGCAAGGTCCTGCCTCTGTCCAATGGTATTGACGCAGCCGCTTATGAACTTGGGCCGGGCGAAGAGATCGAGCGGAATCCCGACCCCACCGTTCTCTTCGTCGGCCGCCTTGCCGAAGAAAAGCATGTGGACGTCCTGATCGACGCGGTCGCCAAAACACCCGCTGAACTCAATGTGCATCTTGAGATCGTCGGCGGCGGCGAGGTCCGTCCCGCATTGGAGGCACAAGCCAAGCGCCTGGGCCTGGGCGGGCGGGTCAGGTTCCTGGGGCTCGCAAGCGATGAGGAACTCAGGAAGGCGTACCTTCGCGCTGACCTGTTCTGCATGCCCGGAACCGCCGAACTGCAGTCCCTCGTAACACTTGAGGCGATGTCGGCGTCGACGCCGGTTCTGCTCGCCAACGCGATGGCCCTGCCGCACCTTGTGCGTGAAGGCGAGAACGGGCATCTGTTCACGCCAGGGGACAGCAATGAGCTGGCAGCCCGGATCACCGAGCTCTTCCGTCTGCCGGCCGGCGAACTCGAAGCCATGGGCAAGGCCAGTCGCACCATGGTGGAGCCGCACAGCATCCAAGGCACACTGCAGACGTTCGAGGACCTCTATCGCGGGGCGGGCTATGAGGACAAGGTCATCTAGCCATCTGGATCCGGTGCGGTCTCCCCGTTGGCATCGGGAGCCTAATTGTTTTGCTAGAGTGTTTTGGCCGGGGACGCTGACAAAGCGTCCCCGGTGACTCGGGGCTATAGCTCAGCTGGTTAGAGCGCGGGACTCATAATCCTAAGGTCCTCGGTTCAAGTCCGAGTAGCCCTACCCGAAAAGAGCCCCTGACCTGCGGAAACGCAAGTCAGGGGCTCTTTCAGCTGACGTACGTGCGCCTGCTGGACGCCATGCCCGAATCACAGCTCGGCGTTCACGCAGGATCTGTCACGCCATCGGCCTGCGTCGCTCGGCAGTTTCCCAGGTCTGTGGAAGGCTGCTATCAGAGGGGCGGAGCTCCTACCGTGTCGTACATGGCGTAGTCGTCGGTGGTGACGGTGCCGTTGCTGAACAGGCTCAACCCGAAACTGATGGCAGTGGCCCCGGCAGGGAGCGCCGGCGTCGTGAAGCTTGCCTGTGTATAGGTAGTGGCGGTATTCAGCCACGGTCCGGAGGTCCAGTACACCCAGTTGTTCGAGGCGTCACGGTAATACAAAGCGAACTGTGTGACGGCTGTGGAGGTGTACCAAACACGCACCGAGTAGGTGTGTCCTGCGACGGCCGCAGGTGGGCACGTACTGGTGTCCATGGTGGGCAGCAGTTTCGCGTCACCGTTGGAGTATCCCGTGATGGTGAGCTTCTCCGCCTTTGTACCTGTGTGAGCCGTGGCTACGGTGCTGAACACGGCCGTGTTGGTGCCGTATCCGCCGGCCTGCCAGCACAGCGGGAACGAGCCCGAGCCGGCCGTTTCAAGGCCTGGGTTCTGGACCAAATTGCCTCCCGCCGGCGGGGGCGGCGGGGGCGGCACGACGGCGACGTCGTACATCTCGTAGTCGTCGGTGGTGATGGTGCCGTTGGTTTGGATGTTCAGGCCCCAACTGATACCTGAGGCACCGGCCGGCAGGGGAGGGGTGGTCCAGGTGGTTTGGGTCCAGTTCGTCGCGGCGCCGATCAGGGGGCTTGCGGTCCAGTATTTCCAGAATCCGTTACCAATTCGGTAATAGAGTTCGAATTGGGTTGCTGCAGTGGATTTGAACCAGGCTTTCAGCTGATACGTATGTCCGGTTGTGCCGGTCGGTGAGCAGCCGCCCAGGTCCAGGGCGGGTAGGAGTTTCGCGTCCCCGGACGCCCAGCCGGTCAGGGTGAGCTGTTCGGCGTTCTTACCGGTGTGGCCGGGGGAGACAACGGCGAAGGCAGGGGTGTTGGTGCCGTATCCGCCGGCTGCCCAGCACTGCGGGATCGTGTTGACCAGGGTTTCCAGGCCGGGGTTTTGGATCATGTTCGTCCCGGGAGGGGGCGGTGGGGGTACGGCAGGGCCTTGGACGGCGGGCTTCTGGGTGCCGCCGACGGTCTGGTCCACGGTCTTCACGGCAACGGTACCGGCCGTCTTTTGTTGGGCCAGCCAGGTGGCGAACTGGTTGAACAGGGTGGGGGTGATGGTCAGCGTGGGGTCCGTGCCGACGGCGATGTGGTGGAAGGTCAGTTGGACCCATCCGCCGCCGGTTGTTTGGGCGTGGGTCACCTGGTTCTCCAGATTCTGCAGGGTCCAGGTGCTGTCCACCTCGTCCGGTGCCGCAGTTACGTAGGGATTGGCCGGGGGGATGGTGTCTGCCGCGGGAAGCGTCGCCGAGGCGGGGTCCTTGCTGGCGGCGTCGCCCAGGCCGCGGGCGCTGTTGAACCCGCATTGTTTCACCAGGGCCTCGGTGGCCGGGTCTTCGGAGGCGAAGGGGTAGGCGAAGCTGGTGACTTTGAAGCCCATGTTCATCAGTGCCACCCGGCCGTTACAGATCTGCCGGGTCGATTCGGCGGGGGTCAGGGACACAAGATCCGGGTGGGTGACGGTGTGTCCGCCGATCTCATTGCCGTCGGCGGCGATTTGCTGGAGGTTGGCGCTTGTCAGGTAGGTGGGCTGGTCGATCCACCCGGTGGTGATGAAAAACGTGCCGACCAGGCCCAGGCTCTTCATGGTGCTCTCGGCCGTCAATTGGTCCGCGTTGCCGTCATCGAACGTCAGCGACACCACAGTGTTCGGAGCGGCATGCGCCGGTGCGGCGAATCCCACTCCGGCCAGCAGGCCGGCAACAATCAGCGCCGTGCTGCCGAAAGCGGTCCAGCGTTTGCGAAAGTGCCTAGCGAGCCGAATTCCGGAGACGTCGGGCGCTGCACGGCCCTCGAGCCGCGATACGGTTGCCGCCAGTTGCTCATCCGTGGTCCTCATGGTCAACTCCTCCCCAGCCTGGAAAATGCACCAGAAGCTGAGTGATCCTTCGTTGATTTCCAGGAAGGTGCCGCTCGAAAAGGGAGTCCGCTTTGGGTTCCGGCCGGTGGCACCCGGTTGTGATTACTTCACACACGCGTACTTTAGAGGCTACGACCGACCGGTCGGCGCAAAAACGAGTGGTCAACACTCGTTCTTTCTGAGCCTCCGTTAGGTAGCCGTCCTGATGTAGCTAGTTACTTGCCGTTGGATCGTTTCCCACGAACGTCCCGGGCGGCATCCAGGCGCCGAACACCGGGCCCGGATCCGGCCGCTTCGCGTGCCGTCCGTCGTCGGAGATTCGTTGCTTGAGACGTTGCAGGACCCAGGGAAACAAGTGCTCACGTGCCCAGATAATGTCATCGGTCCTTGCTTCGCGCCAAGTGCGCCCGGGTAGGTCTTTCGGTGTCATCGGTTCCAAGGTGTGGGGGACGTTGAGGGTATTGAGCACCATGATCGCGATGGTGTGTTGCCCTAGGGGCGAGAAGTGCAGCCGGTCCGGATCCCACATCTGGGGGTGGGTGAGTTGACGCAGGGCCCAGAGGTCGGCGATTACCGCATCGTGGCGCGCAGCGATGGTGCGCAGGTTCTCGTTGAAGATGGCCACCTTGGCGCGGGTCCGTCCCAGGACCGGCGTAGCGCCCCAGTCCGGGCCGGCGAAAAGTACAACCGTTGCGCCGGTGGAGGCCAGGCGTTGCACGCCGGCGTCCATCCGCGCGGCGAGTTTGTCGGGATCGCTCCTACGGAAGATCAGGTCATTGCCCCCCGCATTGAGAGTGATCAAATTCGGTTTCAGGGCCAGCGCGGGGCCCACCTGCTCATCCAGGATCTGATGGAGCAACCGTCCGCGAACTGCCAGGTTTGCGTACGCGAAATCTTCGTGTCCGGCGCTCAGTTCTTCCGCGACCCGGTCCGCCCAGCCCCGCAGGCCTCCCGGGCTGCGCGGCTCCGGATCTCCTACCCCTTCGGTAAACGAATCACCGAGCGCCACATAACGGCTCCACGGGTGCAGGCGGGCCCCGGGACCAACAGGGCCACCCTGCGCCCGACCATCGGCGCTGGGAGCGTTCATCCCTCCATACTGCTCCTGCCGGGGCCCAAGGCGCCACGGCCTCCCTTCTTCGCTCGCCGGATGCGCATCCTAGAGTTATCGTGTGAGCCTCGAATTGCCCCCGCTGATCGATCCTGAACTGTGGTCATTCGTCGATGAATCCCGCGCGTTCTACGCCCGGCGGCCGGCCGGCCGTGGTCCGGGAAATCGGGGAGAGCTGCTCGCATTCCGAGCGGGCGCGGCGGCACCCGCGGAATGTGATCCACCACCAATCACAGTGCTGGCAAGCGCACTTGGCCGAAGTGTCCCGGTGCGGATCCACATGCCGGTCAGCACACCGGTGGTGGGCGTGTTCCTGGAAATCCACGGCGGTGGCTTCTACATGGGCTCCGCCGCCGGAAGCGACGTCCGCAACAGGCGGCTTTCGGAGTCGCTGGGTATTGCAG
This genomic interval from Arthrobacter sp. FW306-2-2C-D06B contains the following:
- a CDS encoding multidrug effflux MFS transporter; amino-acid sequence: MIVNTPPVPGDSLSRREKLLYILLLGALTALGPFTVDLYLPAFPALEHHFDVSAAAIQLTLTGTTVGFAIGQLVVGPFSDKFGRRMPLILATALHIGSSLGAALSTDISTLALFRVLMGVGAAGGGVVAMAMVRDLFAGYAMVRMFSRMSLVNGLAPILAPIIGSQLLLVMPWPGIFYFLAGYGILVFIAAVFLIRETYPAELRRQTTSTAGQRYKAVFADRIFVGMLLVGGFNFGGLFAYLSASTFLFQQVYDFSPQEYGLLFGVNSLGIVAGVQISSRVIRRVAPQWIMAFATAWMLLMALLIVVFDLLGFGLWGVMVPLWFYILATGFMFPCVQVIALANHGAQAGTAASLLGASNFLMAGIIPPVVGWLGVGSAVPMGAVQAACLAGAVSALWLVVRPRSVPSIH
- a CDS encoding phage holin family protein, whose amino-acid sequence is MSGRHSGRAGQRPGISALPNTLKLAARLAPRQLNDEISLAKLELKGKGKQLGVAGAFAGVALIFLSLLVIALVVAAILGLATVMPPWLAALVVAAAFLLIILIGALVAFRAFKGAMPLVPEKTIRGIKHDLGIVKEGTSFDASILDPSSEAYKAAEAAKAAAAEKAKAEKAAKAEAHKAEQPPAPSEAELLRRLEQRREHLADVRDQLGVELDVKTQGKVLRDVAGQKLDDGRRFAADKLADFSGKVPAGLPERLAARWKELFLFAASATVAAVGLRKLFKK
- a CDS encoding CDP-alcohol phosphatidyltransferase family protein, whose protein sequence is MKFIGAGARPGQPQIDHDLIFTVPNFLTVLRFMGVPLFVWLVLWQREYGFAVLVLAIMGGTDWVDGYVARRFNQTSKLGRILDPVADRLALITVAVTLAIAGVVDWWYLAALVVPDVVLATASLFYFHSHPDLPVSRIGKIRTAFLLLGTPLLVLSKLAIPYTGVYFVIAWICLGLGLAGHWVAAYNYFWAILRKGKELKANDGGRS
- a CDS encoding DMT family transporter, translating into MAWFAVLLAVLGAFCLAIGAQRQGSAVKADTGGLALSSKGFLRLLRNPRWMLGLLLLALGMGMNAIALVSAPLTVVQPIGAIALVITTVVNAKDQGLKINRGTVVAISACVTGSAMFVLLAVNATQENHHVSGEDEITIVLLLTLAVGLFGTLAVMFRHRLSAFVYILGAGVLFGFVAVLTRIIGRHLLDPNGHFLLNVQWYTLVAIAAAGGLGSWFVQSAYSGGPPDLVIAGLTVVDPIVGIAIGIAILGELRPDVHAVLAIGMAVAASLAIVGVIALSRHHPEVTKRKRDAKAAASRKA
- a CDS encoding glycosyltransferase — its product is MTVPETNKPLTILIAAETYRPQVNGAAQFGYRLAKGMKARGHDVHVLACRADNGKSFTEFGDEGTVHRLKSHGVFTHEYFRICYPWEIKNDIRMLFDKVQPDVVHIQSHYMIGEHVLYEAKKRGIRIIATNHFMPENLNPFLPFPQWFKDIIGRVSWKDMGKVMGQADVVTTPTPLAAKAMHQHAFLRKVLPLSNGIDAAAYELGPGEEIERNPDPTVLFVGRLAEEKHVDVLIDAVAKTPAELNVHLEIVGGGEVRPALEAQAKRLGLGGRVRFLGLASDEELRKAYLRADLFCMPGTAELQSLVTLEAMSASTPVLLANAMALPHLVREGENGHLFTPGDSNELAARITELFRLPAGELEAMGKASRTMVEPHSIQGTLQTFEDLYRGAGYEDKVI
- a CDS encoding polysaccharide deacetylase family protein — translated: MRTTDEQLAATVSRLEGRAAPDVSGIRLARHFRKRWTAFGSTALIVAGLLAGVGFAAPAHAAPNTVVSLTFDDGNADQLTAESTMKSLGLVGTFFITTGWIDQPTYLTSANLQQIAADGNEIGGHTVTHPDLVSLTPAESTRQICNGRVALMNMGFKVTSFAYPFASEDPATEALVKQCGFNSARGLGDAASKDPASATLPAADTIPPANPYVTAAPDEVDSTWTLQNLENQVTHAQTTGGGWVQLTFHHIAVGTDPTLTITPTLFNQFATWLAQQKTAGTVAVKTVDQTVGGTQKPAVQGPAVPPPPPPGTNMIQNPGLETLVNTIPQCWAAGGYGTNTPAFAVVSPGHTGKNAEQLTLTGWASGDAKLLPALDLGGCSPTGTTGHTYQLKAWFKSTAATQFELYYRIGNGFWKYWTASPLIGAATNWTQTTWTTPPLPAGASGISWGLNIQTNGTITTDDYEMYDVAVVPPPPPPPAGGNLVQNPGLETAGSGSFPLCWQAGGYGTNTAVFSTVATAHTGTKAEKLTITGYSNGDAKLLPTMDTSTCPPAAVAGHTYSVRVWYTSTAVTQFALYYRDASNNWVYWTSGPWLNTATTYTQASFTTPALPAGATAISFGLSLFSNGTVTTDDYAMYDTVGAPPL
- a CDS encoding SGNH/GDSL hydrolase family protein translates to MNAPSADGRAQGGPVGPGARLHPWSRYVALGDSFTEGVGDPEPRSPGGLRGWADRVAEELSAGHEDFAYANLAVRGRLLHQILDEQVGPALALKPNLITLNAGGNDLIFRRSDPDKLAARMDAGVQRLASTGATVVLFAGPDWGATPVLGRTRAKVAIFNENLRTIAARHDAVIADLWALRQLTHPQMWDPDRLHFSPLGQHTIAIMVLNTLNVPHTLEPMTPKDLPGRTWREARTDDIIWAREHLFPWVLQRLKQRISDDGRHAKRPDPGPVFGAWMPPGTFVGNDPTASN